The following are encoded together in the Culex pipiens pallens isolate TS chromosome 1, TS_CPP_V2, whole genome shotgun sequence genome:
- the LOC120426347 gene encoding cecropin-A2-like, producing MNFSKLFAIVLLAALAFLGQTEAGGLKKFGKRLERVGKHVFEATAKALPVVAGINTLGPK from the exons ATGAACTTCAGCAAACTGTTTGCAATTGTCCTGTTGGCCGCGCTGGCCTTTCTCGGACAAACCGAGGCTGGTGGTCTCAAAAAGTTTGGAAAGCGTTTG GAAAGAGTTGGCAAACATGTCTTCGAAGCTACGGCTAAGGCATTGCCTGTGGTTGCTGGAATTAATACACTTGGACC